Proteins from one Gibbsiella quercinecans genomic window:
- the aceK gene encoding bifunctional isocitrate dehydrogenase kinase/phosphatase, giving the protein MAEKRALLIAQTILQGFDAQYGRFLEVTAGAQQRFERADWPAVQQAMRKRIHLYDHHVGLVVEQLKCISGPDVLDPQFSRRVKAVYTELLPDYPRFEIAESFFNSVYCRLFQHRDLTPERLFVFSSQPAQRFREIPRPLARDFTPNGELAGMLQGMLNDLPLRLPWEDLPRDIGYIIRALQQAFSARQLAGARFQIANELFYRNKAAWLVGKLRLADAVYPFLLPIHHNESGALFIDTCLTSKAEASIVFGFARSYFMVYAPLPAALVEWLREILPGKTTAELYMAIGCQKHGKTECYREYLTYMAQSDEQFIVAPGVKGMVMLVFTLPSFDRVFKVIKDQFAPQKEVTQAQVMACYRLVKEHDRVGRMADTQEYENFVIDKARISPALLAELWREVPEKLEDLGERIMIKHLYMERRMTPLNLYLEQANDPQMREVIEEYGNAIKQLAAANIFPGDMLFKNFGVTRHGRVVFYDYDEICYMTEINFRDIPPPRYPEDELASEPWYSISPNDVFPEEFRHFLCGDRRIRQVFEEIHGDLFEASYWRGLQQRIREGYVEDVYAYRKARRFSQRTDACLAVAEGTP; this is encoded by the coding sequence ATGGCGGAAAAACGGGCATTGTTGATTGCACAAACGATTCTGCAGGGCTTTGATGCACAGTACGGCCGCTTTCTGGAGGTGACCGCCGGCGCGCAGCAGCGTTTTGAGCGGGCGGATTGGCCGGCAGTGCAGCAGGCGATGAGAAAACGCATCCACCTGTACGATCACCACGTCGGCCTGGTGGTGGAGCAGCTCAAATGCATTTCCGGGCCGGACGTGCTGGATCCCCAGTTCAGCCGCCGGGTCAAGGCCGTCTACACGGAACTGCTGCCGGACTATCCGCGCTTTGAGATTGCCGAAAGCTTTTTTAACTCGGTGTATTGCCGCCTGTTCCAACACCGCGATCTCACGCCGGAAAGGTTGTTTGTGTTTAGCTCGCAGCCGGCGCAGCGCTTTCGTGAAATCCCGCGGCCGTTGGCGCGGGATTTCACCCCCAATGGCGAACTGGCCGGCATGTTGCAGGGGATGCTGAATGATTTGCCGCTGCGTTTGCCTTGGGAGGATCTGCCGCGCGATATCGGCTACATCATCCGGGCGCTGCAGCAGGCGTTCAGCGCCCGGCAACTGGCCGGGGCACGTTTTCAGATCGCCAATGAGCTGTTTTACCGCAACAAGGCGGCCTGGCTGGTGGGCAAGCTGCGCTTGGCGGATGCCGTATATCCCTTCCTGCTGCCGATCCACCATAATGAGTCGGGAGCGCTGTTTATTGATACCTGCCTGACCAGCAAAGCCGAAGCCAGCATTGTCTTTGGCTTTGCCCGTTCCTATTTCATGGTGTATGCGCCGCTGCCGGCGGCGCTGGTGGAATGGCTGCGGGAAATCCTGCCGGGCAAGACCACCGCCGAACTGTATATGGCGATTGGCTGCCAAAAACACGGGAAAACGGAGTGTTACCGTGAGTATCTGACCTATATGGCGCAGTCGGACGAGCAGTTTATCGTTGCGCCGGGGGTGAAGGGCATGGTGATGCTGGTGTTTACCCTGCCGTCGTTCGATCGGGTGTTCAAAGTGATCAAAGACCAGTTTGCGCCGCAGAAAGAGGTGACGCAGGCCCAGGTGATGGCCTGCTATCGGCTGGTCAAGGAGCACGATCGGGTCGGGCGCATGGCCGATACCCAGGAATATGAGAATTTTGTGATTGATAAGGCGCGCATCAGCCCGGCGCTGCTGGCGGAGCTGTGGCGGGAAGTGCCGGAAAAGCTGGAGGACCTGGGGGAGCGCATCATGATCAAGCACCTCTATATGGAAAGGCGTATGACGCCGCTGAATCTGTATCTGGAGCAGGCGAATGACCCGCAGATGCGCGAGGTGATTGAAGAGTATGGCAACGCGATCAAGCAGCTGGCGGCGGCCAATATTTTCCCCGGCGATATGCTGTTCAAGAACTTCGGCGTTACCCGCCACGGGCGCGTGGTGTTCTATGACTACGATGAAATCTGTTATATGACCGAGATTAACTTTCGCGATATCCCGCCGCCACGCTACCCAGAAGACGAACTGGCCAGCGAGCCCTGGTACAGCATTTCCCCTAACGATGTGTTTCCGGAAGAGTTCCGCCATTTCCTGTGCGGCGATCGGCGTATCCGGCAGGTGTTTGAGGAAATACACGGTGATTTATTCGAAGCGAGCTACTGGCGCGGCCTGCAGCAGCGCATCCGTGAGGGATACGTCGAAGATGTCTACGCCTACCGCAAAGCCCGGCGTTTTAGCCAGCGAACCGATGCGTGCTTAGCGGTGGCGGAGGGAACCCCCTAA
- a CDS encoding bifunctional 4-hydroxy-2-oxoglutarate aldolase/2-dehydro-3-deoxy-phosphogluconate aldolase codes for MNNWKTNPEQILTAGPVMPVIVIKQLEHAVPLAKALLAGGVKVLEVTLRTPCALDAIRAIAREVPEAIVGAGTVLNARQLQEVTAAGAQFAISPGLTEDLLKAATAGSIPLIPGISTVSELMQGLDFGLREFKFFPAEANGGVKALQAIGGPFPQVRFCPTGGISPGNYRDYLALKSVLCIGGSWLVPADALETGDYARITELARAAIAGAKA; via the coding sequence ATGAATAACTGGAAGACCAACCCAGAACAGATTTTGACCGCCGGCCCGGTCATGCCGGTCATCGTGATTAAGCAGTTGGAGCATGCCGTGCCGCTGGCGAAAGCGCTGCTTGCCGGTGGCGTCAAGGTGCTGGAAGTCACGCTGCGCACCCCGTGCGCGCTGGACGCCATCCGCGCCATCGCCCGGGAAGTGCCGGAAGCCATCGTCGGCGCCGGCACGGTGCTGAATGCCCGCCAACTGCAGGAAGTGACCGCAGCCGGCGCGCAGTTCGCCATCAGCCCCGGCCTGACCGAAGATCTGCTGAAAGCCGCCACCGCAGGCAGCATCCCGCTGATCCCGGGCATCAGCACCGTTTCGGAACTGATGCAGGGCCTCGATTTCGGCCTGCGTGAATTCAAGTTCTTCCCGGCGGAAGCCAACGGCGGCGTGAAGGCGCTGCAGGCGATCGGCGGCCCGTTCCCGCAGGTGCGCTTCTGCCCCACCGGCGGGATATCGCCAGGCAACTACCGTGACTACCTGGCGCTGAAAAGCGTGCTGTGCATCGGCGGCTCTTGGCTGGTGCCGGCAGACGCGCTGGAAACCGGCGACTACGCCCGCATCACCGAACTGGCGCGCGCAGCCATTGCCGGCGCGAAAGCGTAA
- the edd gene encoding phosphogluconate dehydratase — protein sequence MLNSTLSRVTQRIIERSKAARAAYLARIEAARSQTVHRAQLACGNLAHGFAACQPDDKAALKNMVRNDIAIVTAYNDMLSAHQPYEHYPERLKQALHAVGAVGQVAGGVPAMCDGVTQGQDGMELSLMSRDVIAMSAAVGLSHNMFDGALFLGICDKIVPGLVMSALSFGHLPTVFVPAGPMSSGLPNKEKVRIRQLYAEGKVDRRALLEAESASYHGIGTCTFYGTANSNQMVMEMMGLHLPGASFVQPDTPLRDALTDAAARQVTRLTDRSGSYMPIGQLLDEKVVVNGIVALLATGGSTNLTMHMVAMARAAGIIINWDDFSELSDAVPQLCRIYPNGPADINQFQAAGGVQLVVRELLKLGLLHQEVHTVAGFGLERYTQEPWLENGQLAWRDGAERSLDASVIASAEQPFAHHGGTKVLSGNLGRAVMKTSAVPADNQIIEAPAVVFESQHDIVPAFEAGQLNKDCVVVVRFQGPQANGMPELHKLMPPLGVLMDRGFKVALVTDGRLSGASGKVPSAIHVTPEAYTGGMLAKVQNGDLIRVNGVTGELALLVPAAELAERQPYHPDLSAEHIGCGRELFSALRSQLSGAEQGASCIHF from the coding sequence ATGCTTAATTCGACCCTATCCCGTGTCACGCAACGCATCATCGAACGTTCCAAAGCGGCGCGCGCCGCTTATCTGGCACGCATTGAAGCCGCGCGTAGCCAAACCGTACACCGCGCCCAACTGGCCTGCGGCAACCTGGCCCACGGTTTTGCCGCGTGCCAGCCGGACGATAAGGCCGCGCTGAAGAACATGGTGCGCAACGATATTGCCATCGTCACCGCCTACAACGATATGCTCTCCGCCCACCAGCCGTACGAACATTACCCTGAACGGCTGAAACAGGCGCTGCACGCCGTGGGCGCCGTCGGCCAGGTCGCCGGCGGCGTGCCGGCCATGTGCGACGGCGTGACGCAGGGGCAAGACGGTATGGAACTGTCGCTGATGAGCCGCGATGTGATCGCCATGTCCGCCGCCGTCGGGCTTTCCCACAATATGTTTGATGGCGCCCTGTTCCTCGGCATCTGCGATAAGATCGTGCCGGGGCTGGTGATGTCGGCCCTCTCCTTCGGCCATTTGCCCACGGTGTTCGTTCCTGCCGGGCCGATGAGCAGCGGTTTGCCGAACAAGGAAAAGGTGCGGATACGCCAACTGTACGCTGAAGGCAAAGTTGACCGTAGGGCCCTGCTGGAGGCGGAATCCGCCTCGTATCACGGCATCGGCACATGTACGTTCTACGGCACCGCCAACAGTAACCAGATGGTGATGGAAATGATGGGCCTGCACCTGCCCGGCGCCTCGTTTGTTCAACCGGATACCCCGCTGCGCGATGCCCTTACCGACGCCGCCGCACGCCAGGTGACGCGCCTGACCGACCGCAGCGGCAGCTATATGCCGATCGGCCAACTGTTGGATGAAAAAGTGGTGGTCAACGGCATCGTTGCGCTGCTGGCCACCGGCGGCTCCACCAATCTGACGATGCATATGGTGGCGATGGCGCGCGCGGCAGGCATCATCATCAACTGGGATGATTTTTCCGAGCTGTCCGATGCCGTACCCCAGCTGTGCCGTATCTATCCGAACGGCCCGGCCGATATCAACCAGTTCCAGGCCGCCGGCGGCGTGCAGTTGGTGGTGCGCGAATTGTTGAAGCTCGGCCTGTTGCACCAGGAAGTGCATACCGTCGCCGGCTTCGGGCTGGAACGTTACACCCAGGAACCGTGGCTGGAGAACGGCCAACTGGCCTGGCGCGACGGTGCGGAACGCTCGCTGGATGCCAGCGTGATCGCCAGCGCCGAGCAGCCCTTCGCCCACCACGGCGGCACCAAAGTGCTAAGCGGCAACCTCGGCCGCGCAGTCATGAAAACCTCGGCGGTACCGGCAGATAACCAGATTATCGAAGCGCCGGCGGTGGTGTTTGAAAGCCAGCATGACATCGTGCCAGCGTTCGAAGCCGGCCAGTTGAACAAAGACTGTGTGGTTGTGGTGCGCTTCCAGGGGCCGCAGGCCAATGGCATGCCGGAACTGCATAAGCTGATGCCGCCGCTGGGCGTATTGATGGACCGCGGCTTCAAGGTGGCGCTGGTCACCGATGGCCGCCTGTCCGGCGCTTCCGGCAAGGTGCCCTCCGCCATCCATGTGACGCCGGAAGCCTATACCGGCGGCATGCTGGCCAAGGTACAAAACGGCGATCTGATCCGTGTCAACGGCGTTACCGGTGAGCTGGCGCTGCTGGTGCCCGCCGCCGAACTGGCCGAACGCCAGCCTTACCATCCCGATCTAAGCGCAGAGCACATCGGCTGTGGCCGTGAACTGTTCAGCGCTTTGCGCAGCCAGCTTTCCGGCGCCGAGCAGGGCGCAAGTTGCATTCATTTTTAA
- the gntK gene encoding gluconokinase codes for MSNEYNRIYVIMGVSGSGKSAVADAVARRLSAAFLDGDFLHPRSNIMKMAAGTALTDDDRAPWLDALNDAAFAMQRTNRLSIIVCSALKKHYRDRLRAGNDNLSFIYLHGDFPLIQARMAARKGHFFKPQMLVSQFATLEQPGPNEKDVAAIDINQPLEGVIAATLQHIQRVMPQEACA; via the coding sequence ATGAGCAATGAATACAACCGAATTTACGTCATCATGGGCGTTTCCGGCAGTGGGAAATCCGCCGTGGCCGATGCGGTGGCGCGCCGGCTCTCCGCCGCCTTTCTTGACGGGGATTTTCTGCACCCGCGCAGCAACATCATGAAAATGGCGGCGGGCACAGCTCTGACTGATGACGATCGGGCGCCGTGGCTGGATGCCCTGAACGACGCAGCATTCGCCATGCAGCGCACCAACCGCCTATCCATCATCGTGTGTTCGGCCTTGAAAAAGCACTACCGCGATCGCCTGCGCGCCGGCAACGACAACCTGTCTTTTATCTACCTGCACGGTGATTTCCCGCTGATCCAAGCCCGCATGGCGGCACGCAAGGGGCACTTTTTCAAACCACAGATGTTGGTTTCACAGTTCGCCACGCTGGAACAGCCCGGGCCGAATGAAAAAGACGTGGCGGCCATTGATATCAATCAGCCCCTGGAAGGCGTTATCGCCGCTACCCTACAGCATATCCAACGCGTTATGCCGCAGGAGGCCTGCGCGTGA
- the iclR gene encoding glyoxylate bypass operon transcriptional repressor IclR, translated as MATPVPAKRGKKPAASTATGQVQSLTRGLKLLEFIAEAQGSVALTDLAQRAGLPNSTTHRLLSTMQQQGFVRQVGDLGLWTIGAHAFVVGSSFLQSRNLLAMVHPILRRLMEESGETVNLAVMDQAEHQAIIIDQVQCTALMRMSAPIGGKLPMHASGAGKAFLATLPDEQVTQLLHKKGMQTYTPQTLTPHNLKAGLAQIRKQGFSFDDEEHALGLRCVAACIFDEHREAFAAISISGPVSRITDDRVIELGALVIHAAKEISLEYGGVR; from the coding sequence ATGGCCACTCCCGTTCCCGCCAAACGCGGCAAGAAGCCCGCCGCCAGCACCGCCACCGGGCAGGTTCAGTCCCTGACCCGCGGCCTGAAACTGTTAGAATTCATCGCCGAAGCGCAGGGCAGCGTAGCGCTGACCGATCTGGCCCAGCGCGCCGGGCTGCCCAACTCCACCACCCATCGTCTGCTCAGCACCATGCAGCAGCAGGGTTTTGTGCGCCAGGTGGGCGATCTTGGCCTGTGGACCATCGGCGCGCATGCCTTTGTGGTCGGCAGCAGCTTTCTGCAAAGCCGCAATTTGCTGGCGATGGTGCACCCGATCCTGCGCCGGCTAATGGAAGAATCCGGCGAAACGGTCAACCTGGCGGTGATGGATCAGGCCGAGCACCAGGCGATTATTATCGATCAGGTGCAGTGTACGGCGCTGATGCGCATGTCGGCGCCGATCGGCGGCAAACTGCCGATGCATGCCTCCGGCGCGGGCAAAGCTTTCCTCGCCACCCTGCCGGATGAGCAGGTCACCCAGTTGCTGCATAAAAAAGGCATGCAGACTTACACTCCGCAAACCCTGACGCCGCACAATCTGAAAGCGGGTTTGGCGCAGATCCGTAAACAGGGGTTTTCTTTTGACGATGAAGAACATGCGCTCGGCCTGCGCTGCGTCGCGGCCTGCATTTTCGATGAGCATCGGGAGGCCTTTGCCGCCATTTCCATTTCCGGCCCGGTGTCGCGCATTACCGACGATCGGGTGATTGAGCTGGGCGCTCTGGTGATCCATGCGGCGAAAGAGATCAGCCTGGAATACGGCGGAGTGCGCTAG
- the metH gene encoding methionine synthase: MTNRAEQLRQQLAQRILVLDGGMGTMIQSYKLAEQDYRGARFADWHSDLKGNNDLLVLTKPDIISAIHYAYLEAGADILETNTFNATPIAMADYHMEALSAEINYQAACLARACADEWTARTPEKPRYVAGVLGPTNRTASISPDVNDPAFRNISFDQLVAAYRESTRALVEGGVDLIMIETIFDTLNAKAAAFAVESEFEALGVALPIMISGTITDASGRTLSGQTTEAFYNSLRHVQPLSFGLNCALGPDELRPYVAELARIAEGYVSAHPNAGLPNAFGEYDLDAAEMARQVGEWAQAGFLNIIGGCCGTTPAHIAAMAQAVAGVPPRKLPAIPVACRLSGLEPLNIDANTLFVNVGERTNVTGSARFKRLIKEEKYDEALEVARQQVESGAQIIDINMDEGMLDTEAAMARFLNLIAGEPDIARVPIMIDSSKWDVIEIGLKCIQGKGIVNSISMKEGEAAFIHHAKLVRRYGAAVVVMAFDEVGQADTRERKFSICRRAYQLLTETVGFPPEDIIFDPNIFAVATGIEEHNNYAVDFIEACADIKSQLPHAMISGGVSNVSFSFRGNDPVREAIHAVFLYHAIRNGMDMGIVNAGQLAIYDDLAAELREAVEDVILNRRPDGTERLLELAEKYRGSKDREADVQQAEWRGWPVTKRLEYALVKGITEFIESDTEEARQQAARPIEVIEGPLMAGMNVVGDLFGEGKMFLPQVVKSARVMKQAVAYLEPYIQASKQQGSAAGKILLATVKGDVHDIGKNIVGVVLQCNNYEIIDLGVMVPADKILKTAREQQVDIIGLSGLITPSLDEMVNVAKEMERQGFTIPLLIGGATTSKAHTAVKIEQNYSGPTTYVQNASRTVGVVAALLSPTQRDEFVARTRREYETVRIQHGRKKPRTAPVTLEQARANAMVLDWASYTPPVPKQLGVFPVAASIGTLREYIDWTPFFMTWSLAGKYPRILQDDVVGEEATRLFQDANHMLDMLDASGSLNPRGVYGLFPANRVGDDVAVYRDETREQVWVVSHHLRQQTEKTDFPNYCLADFIAPQSSGKADYLGAFAVTGGLEEDALAAAYDAQHDDYNKIMLKALADRLAEAFAEYLHEQVRKQHWGYAADENLSNQELIRENYQGIRPAPGYPACPEHTEKTPIWQLLDVERNTGMKLTESFAMWPGAAVSGWYFSHPQSKYFAVAQIQRDQVVDYAARKGMSVSEVERWLAPNLGYDAD, encoded by the coding sequence GTGACGAATCGAGCAGAACAATTACGGCAGCAGCTAGCCCAGCGTATTTTAGTGTTGGATGGCGGCATGGGCACCATGATCCAGAGCTACAAACTGGCAGAGCAGGATTACCGCGGGGCACGCTTTGCCGATTGGCACAGCGATCTTAAAGGCAATAACGATCTGCTGGTGTTGACCAAGCCGGACATCATTAGCGCTATCCATTACGCCTATCTGGAAGCCGGCGCCGATATTCTCGAAACCAACACCTTCAACGCCACCCCGATCGCGATGGCCGACTACCATATGGAAGCGTTGTCCGCCGAGATTAACTACCAGGCAGCCTGTCTGGCGCGCGCCTGCGCCGATGAATGGACGGCGCGCACGCCGGAGAAACCACGCTATGTGGCCGGGGTGTTGGGGCCGACCAACCGAACGGCGTCGATCTCCCCGGACGTCAACGACCCGGCATTTCGTAATATTTCATTCGACCAATTGGTGGCCGCCTACCGTGAATCGACCCGCGCGTTGGTTGAAGGCGGCGTTGACCTGATCATGATCGAAACCATCTTCGATACGCTGAACGCCAAGGCGGCGGCTTTTGCCGTGGAAAGCGAGTTCGAAGCTCTGGGTGTGGCGTTGCCGATCATGATTTCCGGCACCATCACCGATGCCTCCGGCCGCACCCTGTCCGGCCAGACCACCGAAGCATTTTATAACTCCCTGCGCCATGTGCAGCCGCTGAGCTTTGGCCTCAACTGCGCGCTTGGCCCGGACGAATTGCGCCCATACGTGGCGGAGCTGGCGCGCATCGCGGAAGGTTACGTCAGCGCCCACCCCAACGCCGGCCTGCCCAATGCCTTTGGCGAATACGATCTGGATGCCGCAGAGATGGCGCGGCAAGTGGGGGAATGGGCGCAGGCGGGTTTCCTGAACATCATCGGCGGCTGCTGCGGCACCACACCGGCGCATATTGCGGCGATGGCGCAGGCGGTGGCCGGGGTGCCGCCGCGCAAACTGCCGGCGATACCGGTGGCCTGCCGCTTATCCGGCCTGGAACCGTTGAACATTGATGCCAATACCTTGTTTGTCAACGTGGGCGAACGCACCAACGTCACCGGTTCCGCCCGCTTTAAACGCCTAATCAAAGAAGAGAAATACGACGAGGCGCTGGAAGTGGCGCGCCAACAGGTGGAAAGCGGCGCGCAGATCATCGATATCAACATGGATGAGGGGATGCTCGACACGGAAGCGGCGATGGCGCGCTTCCTTAACCTGATCGCCGGCGAGCCGGACATTGCGCGCGTGCCCATCATGATCGATTCCTCGAAGTGGGATGTGATCGAAATCGGCCTGAAGTGCATTCAGGGCAAGGGCATCGTCAACTCGATCTCGATGAAAGAGGGCGAAGCGGCCTTTATCCACCATGCGAAGCTGGTTCGCCGTTACGGCGCCGCCGTGGTGGTGATGGCGTTTGATGAAGTGGGCCAGGCGGATACCCGTGAACGTAAATTCTCCATCTGCCGCCGCGCTTATCAACTGCTGACGGAAACGGTCGGCTTCCCGCCGGAAGACATTATCTTCGATCCGAATATTTTTGCCGTGGCGACCGGCATTGAAGAACACAACAACTACGCCGTCGACTTTATCGAAGCCTGCGCCGATATCAAAAGCCAACTGCCGCACGCAATGATTTCCGGCGGGGTGTCCAACGTCTCGTTTTCATTCCGCGGCAACGATCCGGTGCGCGAGGCGATCCACGCAGTGTTCCTGTATCACGCCATTCGCAACGGCATGGATATGGGCATCGTCAATGCCGGCCAATTGGCGATCTATGACGATCTGGCCGCCGAACTGCGCGAAGCGGTGGAGGATGTGATCCTTAACCGCCGCCCGGACGGCACCGAGCGCCTGCTGGAGCTGGCGGAAAAATACCGCGGTAGCAAAGATCGGGAAGCCGACGTCCAGCAGGCCGAATGGCGCGGCTGGCCGGTGACCAAACGCCTGGAGTACGCGCTGGTGAAAGGCATCACCGAGTTTATCGAATCGGATACCGAAGAGGCGCGCCAACAGGCCGCGCGGCCAATCGAAGTGATCGAAGGCCCGCTGATGGCCGGGATGAACGTGGTTGGCGATCTGTTCGGCGAGGGCAAGATGTTCTTGCCGCAGGTGGTGAAATCGGCGCGCGTTATGAAGCAGGCGGTGGCCTATCTGGAGCCGTACATCCAGGCCAGTAAACAGCAGGGCAGCGCCGCCGGCAAGATCCTGCTGGCGACGGTCAAAGGCGATGTGCACGATATCGGCAAGAATATCGTCGGCGTGGTGCTGCAATGCAACAACTACGAGATTATCGATCTGGGCGTGATGGTGCCGGCCGACAAGATCCTGAAAACCGCCCGTGAACAACAGGTGGATATTATCGGCCTGTCGGGCCTGATCACCCCATCGCTGGATGAAATGGTCAATGTGGCGAAAGAGATGGAGCGGCAGGGGTTTACCATCCCGTTGCTGATCGGCGGCGCTACTACCTCGAAGGCGCATACCGCGGTGAAGATCGAGCAGAATTACAGCGGGCCGACCACCTATGTGCAAAACGCGTCGCGCACCGTCGGGGTGGTGGCCGCGTTGCTATCGCCCACCCAGCGCGATGAGTTCGTTGCCCGCACCCGCCGGGAATATGAAACCGTGCGTATTCAGCACGGGCGCAAAAAGCCACGCACCGCGCCGGTCACCCTGGAACAGGCGCGCGCCAATGCGATGGTGCTGGACTGGGCGAGCTATACGCCGCCGGTGCCGAAGCAACTGGGCGTATTCCCGGTGGCGGCGAGCATCGGCACCCTGCGTGAGTATATCGACTGGACGCCGTTCTTCATGACCTGGTCGCTGGCGGGTAAATACCCGCGCATTCTGCAAGATGACGTGGTGGGCGAAGAGGCAACGCGTCTGTTCCAGGACGCCAATCATATGTTGGATATGCTGGATGCCAGCGGCAGCCTGAACCCGCGCGGCGTATACGGCCTGTTCCCAGCCAACCGCGTGGGCGACGACGTCGCGGTGTATCGCGACGAGACGCGTGAACAGGTGTGGGTGGTCAGCCATCACCTGCGCCAGCAGACGGAAAAGACCGACTTCCCCAACTATTGCCTGGCGGATTTTATCGCGCCGCAAAGCAGCGGCAAGGCTGACTATCTGGGCGCTTTCGCCGTTACCGGCGGGCTGGAGGAAGACGCACTGGCGGCGGCGTATGACGCTCAGCACGATGACTACAACAAAATCATGCTCAAAGCGCTGGCCGATCGACTGGCGGAGGCGTTTGCCGAATACTTGCACGAGCAGGTGCGCAAACAGCACTGGGGCTATGCCGCCGATGAAAACCTCAGCAACCAGGAGCTGATTCGCGAAAACTATCAGGGGATCCGCCCGGCGCCGGGCTACCCGGCCTGCCCGGAGCACACTGAAAAAACGCCGATCTGGCAACTGCTGGACGTTGAACGCAATACCGGTATGAAACTGACCGAGTCGTTCGCCATGTGGCCAGGGGCGGCGGTTTCCGGCTGGTACTTCAGCCATCCGCAGAGCAAATACTTCGCCGTGGCGCAGATCCAGCGCGATCAGGTGGTGGACTACGCAGCGCGCAAAGGCATGAGCGTCAGCGAGGTTGAACGCTGGCTGGCGCCAAACCTGGGGTATGACGCGGATTAA
- a CDS encoding UTRA domain-containing protein, with product MSEIPTTAAAICQALHARIAGGDLRAGDKLPSERVLSEQFSTTRITLQEALGQLEAEGIIYRQVRRGWFISPPRLLYNPLERSHFHEMAQQQGRKARTETIDATTVALCEPLSQRLELPDGTPVYRIRRLRYIDGRAVLYCEHYLNPAYFPDILGADLSQSLTGMYAERYGIRYGRVRFDMLPTLLPQEAAALLKVTYGSPALFITRINRDQHDRVIDCDLEYWRYDALHIDVEATEGQA from the coding sequence ATGAGTGAGATACCCACAACGGCGGCGGCCATTTGCCAGGCGCTGCATGCGCGCATTGCGGGCGGGGATTTGCGCGCCGGCGACAAACTGCCGTCGGAGCGCGTACTGAGCGAGCAGTTTTCCACCACCCGCATTACGCTGCAGGAAGCGCTTGGCCAGTTGGAAGCCGAGGGCATCATTTACCGCCAGGTGCGCCGAGGCTGGTTTATTTCGCCGCCGCGGCTGCTGTATAACCCGTTGGAGCGCAGCCACTTCCATGAAATGGCGCAACAGCAGGGGCGCAAGGCGCGCACGGAAACCATTGACGCCACCACGGTGGCGCTGTGCGAACCACTAAGCCAGCGGCTGGAGCTGCCCGACGGCACGCCGGTGTACCGTATCCGCCGCCTGCGCTATATCGACGGCCGGGCGGTGCTGTATTGCGAACATTACCTGAACCCCGCCTATTTCCCCGACATCCTCGGCGCCGATCTCAGCCAATCGCTCACCGGTATGTATGCCGAGCGCTACGGCATTCGTTATGGCCGGGTGCGTTTTGACATGCTGCCGACGCTGCTGCCGCAAGAGGCGGCGGCGCTGCTCAAGGTCACCTACGGCAGCCCGGCGCTGTTTATCACCCGCATCAACCGCGATCAGCACGATCGGGTGATTGACTGCGATCTGGAATACTGGCGCTACGACGCGCTGCATATTGATGTGGAAGCCACAGAGGGGCAGGCTTAG